The following are encoded in a window of Stegostoma tigrinum isolate sSteTig4 chromosome 40, sSteTig4.hap1, whole genome shotgun sequence genomic DNA:
- the LOC125448007 gene encoding vesicle-associated membrane protein 8, translating to MAAAAEEGRVAQDRVRTLQSDVEGVKTIMSENVERILARGEKLDDLMNKTEDLQASSEHFKTTSQKVARKYWWKNTKMIIILVIIIAIILTVIILLATGVIPT from the exons ATGGCAGCTGCTGCT GAAGAGGGCCGGGTGGCGCAAGATCGCGTCAGGACCCTGCAGAGTGACGTGGAGGGAGTGAAGACCATCATGTCGGAAAACGTCGAGCGCATCCTGGCCCGCGGCGAGAAGCTGGACGACCTCATGAACAAGACTGAGGATCTACAAGCCAGT TCGGAACATTTCAAGACCACCTCGCAGAAAGTAGCAAGGAAATACTGGTGGAAGAACACGAAGATGATCATCATATTGGTTATTATCATCGCCATTATCCTAACTGTCATCATACTGCTGGCTACGGGCGTCATTCCGACCTAA